One segment of Castanea sativa cultivar Marrone di Chiusa Pesio chromosome 3, ASM4071231v1 DNA contains the following:
- the LOC142628245 gene encoding peroxisomal adenine nucleotide carrier 1-like produces MGLDLESISEATSGAIGSLVSTTILYPLDTCKTKYQAEVRAHGQQKYRNLSDVFWEAIQNRQFLSLYQGLGTKNLQSFISQFVYFYGYSYFKRLYLEKSGAKKIGTKENLVLAAAAGACTAILTQPLDTASSRMQTSAFGKSKGLWKTLTEGKWTDAFDGLGISLLLTSNPAIQFTVFDQLKNRLLKKKQGKAGNGSSPEALSASSAFALGAMSKTIATILTYPAIRCKVMIQAVDSNDNETEKAQKKSRKTVPGAIRAIWKSEGVPGFFKGLHAQILKTVLSSALLLMIKEKITASTWVLILATRRFLLLSRGGLKNA; encoded by the exons ATGGGTCTTGATCTCGAATCCATATCAGAGGCAACTTCAGGGGCTATAGGATCCCTCGTCAGCACCACAATCCTTTACCCACTTGACACCTGTAAGACCAAGTACCAAGCCGAGGTCAGAGCCCATGGCCAGCAAAAATACAG GAACCTCTCAGATGTCTTTTGGGAAGCAATTCAAAATCGCCAGTTTCTTTCGCTTTACCAGGGCCTAGGTACAAAAAACCTGCAATCCTTCATTTCACAGTTTGTCTATTTTTATGGGTACAGCTACTTCAAAAGATTATATCTAGAAAAGAGTGGTGCCAAAAAAATCGGAACAAAAGAAAACTTAGTtcttgctgctgctgctggagCATGCACTGCCATTTTGACACAG CCCCTCGACACAGCTTCCTCAAGGATGCAGACAAGTGCCTTTGGGAAATCCAAAGGGCTCTGGAAGACCCTTACAGAGGGAAAATGGACTGACGCATTTGATGGGCTTGGCATCTCTCTTCTGCTGACCTCAAACCCTGCAATTCAG TTTACAGTATTTGATCAATTGAAAAACAGACTCCTGAAGAAAAAACAGGGTAAAGCAGGGAATGGTTCATCACCAGAAGCCCtttctgcctcctcggcctttGCGTTAGGTGCAATGTCAAAGACTATTGCCACAATTCTGACATATCCTGCAATCAG GTGTAAGGTCATGATCCAAGCTGTGGACTCAAACGATAATGAAACTGAGAAAGCTCAGAAAAAATCCCGCAAAACTGTGCCAGGAGCTATTCGTGCTATATGGAAAAGTGAAGGGGTACCAGGCTTTTTCAAGGGATTGCACGCTCAGATCTTGAAGACTGTTCTGAGCTCGGCACTGCTTTTGATGATCAAGGAGAAAATCACTGCATCTACTTGGGTTCTTATACTTGCCACCAGAAGGTTCTTATTGCTCTCAAGGGGTGGTTTAAAAAATGCTTGA
- the LOC142628257 gene encoding serine--tRNA ligase: MLDINLFRVEKGGNPELIRESQRRRFANVELVDEVIAIDKQWRQLQFDLENLRKDFNKINKQVAQLRIAGEDASEMIKNTEENKKSAAEKEAEVREVLQQLNSKLLLIGNLVHDSVPVDNDEANNKVVRSWGEKRLEPKLKNHVDLVELLGIADLKKGADIAGGRGFYLKGDGVRLNQALINFGLDFLEKRGYTLLQTPFFMRKEVMAKCAQLAQFDEELYKVTGEGDDKYLIATAEQPLCAYHLEDWIHPSELPIRYAGYSSCFRKEAGAHGRDTLGIFRVHQFEKVEQFCITSPDNNESWDMHEEMIKNSEDFYKMLNLPYQVVSIVSGALNDAASKKYDLEAWFPASQAYRELVSCSNCTDYQARRMETRYGQKKSNEQTKKYVHLLNSTLTATERTMCCILENYQRENGVEIPEALREFMGGKTFLPFKTKPAPEAKGKKPKA, encoded by the exons ATGTTGGACATCAATCTCTTCAGAGTAGAGAAAGGTGGCAACCCCGAACTCATTCGTGAATCCCAACGCCGTCGTTTCGCCAACGTCGAACTCGTCGACGAAGTCATCGCCATCGACAAACAATGGCGCCAAC TTCAATTCGATCTGGAGAATCTTCGCAAGGACTTCAACAAGATCAACAAGCAAGTCGCTCAGCTTCGAATT GCAGGTGAAGATGCCAGTGAGATGATAAAGAATACAGAGGAGAATAAGAAGTCAGCAGCAGAGAAAGAAGCTGAAGTTCGGGAAGTTTTACAGCAATTGAATTCAAAATTGCTATTAATTGGAAATCTTGTTCATGATTCAGTTCCAGTTGATAATGACGAG GCAAACAATAAGGTGGTCCGATCATGGGGTGAGAAACGATTGGAGCCAAAACTAAAGAATCATGTTGATCTCGTTGAGCTCCTTGGGATTGCAGATTTGAAGAAAG GTGCCGATATAGCTGGAGGCAGAGGTTTCTACTTGAAAGGAGATGGTGTGCGTCTTAATCAAGCTCTTATTAACTTTGGTCTTGATTTTTTGGAGAAAAGGGGATATACATTATTGCAAACTCCATTCTTCATGAGAAAAGAGGTCATGGCAAAGTGTGCTCAATTAGCACAGTTTGATGAAGAGCTTTACAAG GTCACAGGTGAGGGAGATGACAAATATCTGATTGCTACAGCTGAACAGCCACTTTGTGCGTATCATCTGGAAGATTGGATCCACCCTTCTGAGCTACCAATAAG ATATGCTGGATATTCCTCTTGCTTCCGTAAAGAGGCTGGTGCACATGGTCGAGATACTCTGGGAATATTCAGAGTTCATCAGTTTGAGAAAGTGGAGCAGTTTTGTATTACCAGCCCTGATAATAATGAATCTTGGGACATGCATGAGGAAATGATCAAAAACTCTGAGGATTTCTACAAGATG CTAAACCTTCCCTATCAAGTTGTTTCTATTGTTTCTGGTGCTCTGAATGATGCCGCTTCAAAGAAGTATGATTTGGAGGCATGGTTTCCTGCATCTCAGGCTTACAGAGAGCTGGTGTCATGTTCAAACTGTACAGACTATCAGGCAAGAAGAATGGAAACCCGATATGGACAGAAAAAG AGCAATGAGCAGACAAAGAAATATGTACACTTGTTGAACTCTACTCTCACAGCAACAGAGAGGACCATGTGCTGCATTCTTGAGAACTATCAGAGGGAGAATGGTGTTGAGATACCAGAAGCGTTACGAGAATTTATGGGTGGAAAGACATTCCTACCTTTCAAGACCAAACCAGCCCCAGAAGCCAAAGGGAAGAAACCGAAGGcctag